The Actinomadura sp. WMMB 499 genome includes a window with the following:
- a CDS encoding superoxide dismutase, with amino-acid sequence MADYTLPDLPYDYAALEPAITGEILELHHSKHHAAYVKGANDTLEKLADARDKEQFGGLVGLEKTFAFNLSGHVLHSIFWDNLSPDGGDRPDGELAAAINEHFGTFEAFQKQLTTATSTVQGSGWGVLAWEPLGKRLVVEQVYDHHGNVGMNTTPVLVFDAWEHAYYLQYRNVRPDYVEKLWSLVNWTDVTARFDRARAS; translated from the coding sequence ATGGCCGACTACACACTTCCCGACCTTCCCTACGACTACGCCGCCCTCGAACCCGCCATCACCGGCGAGATCCTGGAGCTGCACCACTCCAAGCACCACGCCGCCTACGTCAAGGGCGCCAACGACACCCTCGAGAAGCTCGCGGACGCCCGCGACAAGGAGCAGTTCGGCGGCCTGGTCGGCCTGGAGAAGACGTTCGCGTTCAACCTGTCCGGCCACGTCCTGCACTCGATCTTCTGGGACAACCTGTCGCCGGACGGCGGCGACCGTCCCGACGGCGAGCTGGCCGCCGCGATCAACGAGCACTTCGGGACCTTCGAGGCGTTCCAGAAGCAGCTCACCACGGCGACGTCCACCGTCCAGGGCTCCGGCTGGGGCGTGCTCGCCTGGGAGCCGCTCGGGAAGCGGCTGGTCGTCGAGCAGGTCTACGACCACCACGGCAACGTCGGCATGAACACCACGCCGGTGCTGGTCTTCGACGCCTGGGAGCACGCCTACTACCTCCAGTACCGCAACGTCCGCCCGGATTACGTGGAGAAGCTCTGGTCGTTGGTGAACTGGACGGACGTCACCGCGCGGTTCGACCGCGCGCGGGCGTCCTGA
- a CDS encoding ribonucleotide-diphosphate reductase subunit beta: MTTETHATTGPQAGERRGMLLDPGMDLTLRPMRYPDFYERYRAAIRNTWTVEEVDLASDMADLARLTPAELHLVNRLVAFFATGDSIVANNLVLNLYKHVNAPEARLYLSRQLFEEAVHVQFYLTLLDTYLPDHDERVKAFAAIEHIPSIRAKAEFCFRWIDSLGALDELRTAADRRAFLLNLICFAACIEGLFFYGAFAYVYWLRSRGLLNGLASGTNWVFRDESAHMEFAFSVVDTVRAEEPELFDADMHAQVVRMLEEAVEAELAFARDLCGDGLPGMSADDMRRYLEYVADQRLARLGIPARYGTANPFAFMELQDVQELSNFFERRVSAYQIGVEGSVTLDEAF, encoded by the coding sequence GTGACCACCGAAACGCACGCCACCACCGGCCCGCAGGCGGGCGAGCGCAGGGGGATGCTGCTCGACCCGGGCATGGACCTGACCCTGCGCCCCATGCGCTACCCGGACTTCTACGAGCGCTACCGGGCCGCGATCCGCAACACCTGGACGGTCGAGGAGGTCGACCTCGCGTCCGACATGGCGGACCTCGCCCGCCTCACCCCGGCCGAGCTGCACCTGGTGAACCGGCTCGTCGCGTTCTTCGCGACCGGCGACTCGATCGTCGCGAACAACCTCGTGCTGAACCTGTACAAGCACGTGAACGCGCCGGAGGCCCGGCTGTACCTGTCGCGGCAGCTGTTCGAGGAGGCCGTGCACGTCCAGTTCTACCTGACCCTCCTCGACACCTACCTGCCCGACCACGACGAGCGCGTGAAGGCGTTCGCGGCGATCGAGCACATCCCGTCCATCCGGGCCAAGGCCGAGTTCTGCTTCCGCTGGATCGACTCGCTCGGCGCCCTGGACGAGCTGCGCACCGCCGCCGACCGCCGCGCGTTCCTGCTCAACCTGATCTGCTTCGCCGCCTGCATCGAGGGCCTGTTCTTCTACGGCGCCTTCGCCTACGTGTACTGGCTGCGGTCGCGCGGGCTGCTGAACGGACTCGCGTCCGGGACGAACTGGGTCTTCCGTGACGAGAGCGCCCACATGGAGTTCGCGTTCTCGGTGGTCGACACCGTCCGGGCCGAGGAGCCCGAACTGTTCGACGCCGACATGCACGCCCAGGTCGTCCGGATGCTGGAGGAGGCCGTCGAGGCGGAACTGGCCTTCGCCCGCGACCTGTGCGGCGACGGCCTGCCGGGGATGAGCGCCGACGACATGCGCCGCTACCTGGAGTACGTCGCCGACCAGCGGCTCGCCCGCCTCGGCATCCCCGCCCGCTACGGGACGGCGAACCCGTTCGCGTTCATGGAGCTGCAGGACGTCCAGGAGCTGTCGAACTTCTTCGAGCGGCGGGTTTCGGCTTACCAGATCGGCGTAGAGGGCAGTGTCACTCTTGACGAGGCGTTCTGA
- a CDS encoding zinc-dependent alcohol dehydrogenase family protein: protein MTATRAAVLVESGRPAPYADSRPLEIADLRLDPPGPGELLVRVRAAGLCHSDLSVINGSRPRPLPMALGHEAAGEVVEAGEGAEFAPGDHVVLAFVPACGHCERCVAGRPALCGPGARANGAGTLLSGAQRFTAPDGTRPNHHLGVSAFSEYTVVSARSAVKVDADLPFETAALFGCAVLTGAGAALYSADVKPGDSVAVLGLGGVGLAALLAAKAAGAATVVAVDVVEHKRDLASRLGATHAVAGGPDATEEIREITGGGAEKVIDTTGVVPVLEQAYAATRPGGTTVTVGLPDPGKPVTLPALSLVAEERTLKGSYLGSCVPRRDVPRFISMYRNGNLPVDALLSGRLTLDDVNAGFDRLHTGEAVRQVITFD, encoded by the coding sequence TTGACCGCGACGCGCGCCGCCGTCCTCGTCGAGTCCGGCCGTCCCGCCCCCTACGCCGACTCCCGCCCGCTGGAGATCGCCGACCTGCGGCTCGACCCGCCCGGCCCCGGCGAGCTGCTCGTGCGGGTCCGCGCCGCCGGGCTCTGCCACTCCGACCTCTCGGTGATCAACGGCTCCCGGCCGCGGCCGCTGCCGATGGCGCTCGGGCACGAGGCCGCCGGCGAGGTCGTCGAGGCCGGCGAGGGCGCCGAGTTCGCACCGGGCGATCACGTCGTGCTCGCGTTCGTCCCGGCCTGCGGGCACTGCGAGCGCTGCGTCGCCGGACGCCCCGCACTGTGCGGCCCCGGCGCGCGCGCGAACGGCGCGGGCACCCTGCTGAGCGGGGCGCAGCGCTTCACCGCGCCCGACGGCACCCGCCCGAACCACCACCTCGGCGTCTCCGCGTTCTCCGAGTACACGGTCGTCTCGGCCCGCTCGGCGGTGAAGGTCGACGCCGACCTCCCGTTCGAGACCGCCGCCCTGTTCGGCTGCGCCGTCCTCACCGGCGCGGGCGCCGCCCTCTACAGCGCGGACGTCAAGCCCGGCGACAGCGTCGCCGTGCTCGGCCTCGGCGGCGTCGGCCTCGCCGCGCTGCTCGCCGCGAAGGCCGCCGGCGCCGCGACCGTCGTCGCCGTCGACGTCGTCGAGCACAAGCGCGACCTCGCGTCCCGCCTCGGCGCGACCCACGCGGTCGCGGGCGGCCCGGACGCCACCGAGGAGATCCGCGAGATCACCGGCGGGGGCGCCGAGAAGGTCATCGACACCACCGGCGTCGTCCCCGTCCTCGAGCAGGCGTACGCCGCGACCCGGCCGGGCGGGACGACCGTCACCGTCGGCCTGCCCGACCCCGGCAAGCCCGTCACGCTGCCCGCGCTGAGCCTCGTCGCCGAGGAGCGCACCCTCAAGGGCAGCTACCTCGGCTCGTGCGTCCCGCGCCGGGACGTCCCGCGCTTCATCTCCATGTACCGCAACGGGAACCTGCCGGTGGACGCGCTGCTGTCCGGCCGCCTCACCCTCGACGACGTCAACGCCGGCTTCGACCGCCTGCACACCGGCGAAGCCGTCCGCCAGGTGATCACCTTCGATTGA
- a CDS encoding ribonucleoside-diphosphate reductase subunit alpha gives MTQQLARPAGPAASIADEVERACAGVPDADPGRVLAAVRSGDGLDVPGLRDLAIGEAAALVAADPGYSKVAARLLTAKIADEAAAAGVRSFAESVAAAHREGLLSDESAAFVAAHAAELDALVDPSADDRFEYFGLRTVYDRYLLRHPVSRLVLERPQYFFLRVACGLSDTVAEAAELYALLGTLSYLPSSPTLFNSAARRPQLSSCFLLDSPRDELESIYERYGQVAALSKYAGGIGISWTRVRSRGSLIRGTNGHSNGIVPWLRTLDSSVAAVNQGGRRKGAACVYLEPWHADVEEFLELRDNTGEDARRTHNLNLANWIPDEFMRRVESDGMWSLFDPKEVPQLTDLYGEEFDAAYRAAEAAGGYVRQVPARRLYGRMMRTLAETGNGWMTFKDAANRACNQTALPGRTVHLSNLCTEILEVTGDGEAAVCNLGSVNLAAHVTDTGVDWERLRATVRTAVRFLDRTIDRGFYPTPEAATANRKWRPVGLGAMGLADVFFTLRLPFESEEARALSTRIAEEIALAAYGASADLAAEHGRLPAYDETRTARGWLHPDAFAGAEPSRPDDWAALRARVAETGLRNSLLIAIAPTATIASIAGCYECIEPQVSNLFKRETLSGEFLQINAYLVDDLKSLGLWTPEVRETIKRANGSIQGIIDLPEEMRTLYRTAWELPQKALIDLAAARTPYIDQSQSLNLFMETPTIGKLSSMYAYAWRKGLKTTYYLRSRPATRIAQTTVTASGAADLCSLENPETCEACQ, from the coding sequence GTGACACAGCAACTGGCCCGCCCGGCGGGACCGGCGGCGAGCATCGCCGACGAGGTGGAGCGGGCCTGCGCGGGGGTGCCGGACGCCGACCCCGGCCGCGTCCTCGCGGCCGTCCGTTCCGGGGACGGGCTGGACGTGCCGGGCCTGCGCGACCTCGCGATCGGGGAGGCCGCCGCGCTCGTCGCCGCCGACCCGGGCTACTCGAAGGTCGCCGCGCGGCTGCTCACCGCGAAGATCGCCGACGAGGCCGCCGCCGCGGGGGTGCGGTCGTTCGCCGAGTCGGTCGCCGCCGCGCACCGCGAGGGCCTACTGAGCGACGAGTCCGCCGCGTTCGTCGCCGCGCACGCCGCCGAACTGGACGCGCTCGTCGACCCGTCCGCCGACGACCGGTTCGAGTACTTCGGGCTCCGCACCGTCTACGACCGCTACCTGCTGCGCCACCCGGTGAGCCGGCTCGTCCTCGAACGTCCGCAGTACTTCTTCCTGCGCGTCGCGTGCGGCCTGTCCGACACGGTCGCCGAGGCCGCCGAACTGTACGCGCTGCTCGGCACGCTGTCGTACCTGCCCAGCTCGCCGACGCTGTTCAACTCCGCCGCGCGCCGCCCCCAGCTCTCGTCCTGCTTCCTGCTCGACTCGCCGCGCGACGAGCTGGAGTCGATCTACGAGCGGTACGGGCAGGTCGCGGCGCTCAGCAAGTACGCGGGCGGCATCGGGATCTCGTGGACGCGCGTCCGGTCGCGCGGCTCGCTGATCCGCGGCACCAACGGCCACTCGAACGGGATCGTCCCGTGGCTGCGCACCCTCGACTCGTCCGTCGCCGCCGTCAACCAGGGCGGCCGCCGCAAGGGCGCGGCCTGCGTCTACCTCGAACCGTGGCACGCCGACGTCGAGGAGTTCCTCGAGCTGCGCGACAACACCGGTGAGGACGCGCGCCGCACCCACAACCTGAACCTCGCCAACTGGATCCCCGACGAGTTCATGCGCCGCGTGGAGTCCGACGGGATGTGGTCGCTGTTCGACCCCAAGGAGGTCCCGCAGCTCACCGACCTGTACGGCGAGGAGTTCGACGCCGCCTACCGGGCCGCGGAGGCCGCGGGCGGGTACGTCCGGCAGGTCCCGGCCCGGCGGCTGTACGGGCGGATGATGCGGACGCTCGCCGAGACCGGCAACGGCTGGATGACGTTCAAGGACGCCGCGAACCGCGCCTGCAACCAGACCGCGCTGCCGGGCCGGACCGTCCACCTGTCGAACCTGTGCACCGAGATCCTCGAGGTCACCGGCGACGGTGAGGCGGCCGTCTGCAACCTCGGCTCGGTGAACCTCGCCGCGCACGTCACCGACACCGGCGTCGACTGGGAGCGGCTGCGCGCGACCGTCCGCACGGCCGTCCGGTTCCTCGACCGCACCATCGACCGCGGCTTCTACCCGACGCCCGAGGCGGCGACGGCGAACCGCAAGTGGCGTCCCGTCGGCCTCGGCGCGATGGGCCTCGCCGACGTGTTCTTCACCCTCCGGCTCCCGTTCGAGTCGGAGGAGGCCCGCGCGCTGTCCACCCGGATCGCCGAGGAGATCGCGCTCGCCGCCTACGGCGCGTCCGCCGACCTCGCCGCGGAGCACGGCCGGCTGCCCGCCTACGACGAGACGCGGACGGCCCGCGGCTGGCTGCACCCGGACGCGTTCGCCGGCGCGGAGCCGTCCCGTCCGGACGACTGGGCGGCGCTGCGCGCCCGCGTCGCCGAGACCGGGCTCCGCAACTCCCTGCTGATCGCGATCGCGCCCACCGCCACCATCGCGTCCATCGCGGGCTGCTACGAGTGCATCGAGCCGCAGGTGTCCAACCTGTTCAAGCGCGAGACCCTCTCCGGCGAGTTCCTGCAGATCAACGCCTACCTGGTGGACGACCTCAAGTCCCTCGGGCTGTGGACGCCCGAGGTCCGGGAGACGATCAAGCGGGCGAACGGGTCCATCCAGGGCATCATCGACCTGCCCGAAGAGATGCGGACGCTCTACCGCACCGCGTGGGAACTCCCGCAGAAGGCCCTCATCGACCTCGCCGCCGCCCGCACCCCGTACATCGACCAGTCGCAGTCGCTGAACCTGTTCATGGAGACGCCGACGATCGGGAAGCTGTCGTCGATGTACGCCTACGCGTGGCGCAAGGGCCTGAAGACCACCTACTACCTGCGGTCCCGTCCCGCGACCCGCATCGCGCAGACGACCGTGACCGCCTCCGGGGCGGCCGACCTCTGCTCCCTGGAGAACCCGGAGACCTGCGAGGCATGCCAGTGA
- a CDS encoding carboxylesterase family protein, protein MIAETGAGRVRGVAAPGGVTAFLGVPYARAGRFAVPGPARPWTGVRDAAAPGPAAPQTASRLERFQLVADGVLVPPDPVAVAGACGADVLAGVTGDEAAAFLAGDERVRALGPDDLAGVAAAWFGDPGRAAPDGRTAERIAVDMSTDHMFREPLARLARSLTEHGAPPWEYRFDWHPAGGPFGACHCIELPFVLGTAAAWRDAPMLAGERPAALVDRTRRAWAGFVRDGDPGWARGTARRFTG, encoded by the coding sequence ATGATCGCCGAAACCGGTGCGGGACGGGTCCGGGGCGTCGCCGCGCCCGGCGGCGTCACCGCCTTCCTCGGCGTCCCGTACGCGCGCGCCGGACGGTTCGCGGTGCCCGGCCCCGCCCGTCCGTGGACCGGCGTGCGGGACGCCGCCGCGCCCGGCCCGGCCGCACCGCAGACCGCGTCCCGGCTGGAGCGGTTCCAGCTCGTCGCCGACGGCGTGCTGGTGCCGCCCGACCCGGTGGCGGTGGCGGGGGCGTGCGGGGCGGACGTCCTCGCGGGCGTCACCGGGGACGAGGCGGCGGCGTTCCTCGCGGGCGACGAGCGGGTGCGGGCGCTCGGCCCGGACGACCTGGCGGGCGTCGCCGCCGCCTGGTTCGGCGATCCCGGGCGGGCGGCGCCGGACGGCCGGACCGCCGAACGGATCGCCGTCGACATGTCCACCGACCACATGTTCCGCGAGCCGCTGGCCCGGCTGGCGCGATCGCTCACCGAGCACGGGGCTCCGCCGTGGGAGTACCGGTTCGACTGGCACCCGGCGGGCGGCCCGTTCGGCGCGTGCCACTGCATCGAGCTGCCGTTCGTCCTCGGCACCGCCGCCGCGTGGCGGGACGCGCCGATGCTCGCGGGCGAGCGGCCCGCCGCGCTCGTCGACCGGACACGCCGCGCGTGGGCGGGGTTCGTCCGGGACGGCGATCCCGGCTGGGCGCGGGGCACGGCCCGGCGCTTCACCGGTTGA
- a CDS encoding thioesterase family protein → MTGEYLFWETVPTRWKDNDVYGHVNNVVHYSLMDTVINEWMIRTAGFDPATSPSIGLCVESHCEYKAEVSFPDTIEVGLRIGRLGGSSVRWEIGMLRASDGVLVAQGHFVHVFVDRETRRPTPITGAVRTEMEKLTAPNGESC, encoded by the coding sequence ATGACCGGCGAGTACCTTTTCTGGGAGACCGTCCCCACGCGGTGGAAGGACAACGACGTTTACGGCCACGTCAACAACGTCGTCCACTACTCGCTGATGGACACCGTCATCAACGAGTGGATGATCCGGACCGCCGGGTTCGACCCCGCCACGTCCCCGTCCATCGGGCTGTGCGTCGAGTCGCACTGCGAGTACAAGGCCGAGGTCTCCTTCCCCGACACGATCGAGGTCGGGCTGCGCATCGGGAGGCTCGGCGGCTCCAGCGTCCGCTGGGAGATCGGGATGCTGCGCGCGTCCGACGGCGTCCTCGTCGCACAGGGGCACTTCGTGCACGTCTTCGTCGACCGGGAGACCCGCCGGCCCACCCCGATCACCGGTGCCGTCCGCACCGAGATGGAGAAGCTCACCGCCCCGAACGGAGAATCCTGTTGA
- a CDS encoding Lrp/AsnC family transcriptional regulator: MDSVTLDDLDRRLLHALHLDGRAPFSRIAEVLDVSDRTVARRLARLRGAGAARVTAAINVPGRAEWLVRARVSPDAAAPVARALAGRSDTRWVTVLSGGTEVVCIVRAAAADPAPLRVPARSPHVGDVTAHRLLRHLMDHRWRGRTSALTGEEEAALRPPVHGDAAPAALTDLDRRLLPVLALDGRAAYPVLARRAGWSESAVRRRMDELRRSRTLRFDVETDPALFGFAVQCLLWLTVVPARLAAVAESLAADAEAAFVGATTGPHNLLVIAVCRDDDALYAYLSDRIGALDGVERVETVPVTSYAKRVAPVR, from the coding sequence GTGGATTCCGTCACGCTCGACGACCTCGACCGGCGGCTGCTCCATGCCCTCCACCTCGACGGGCGCGCCCCGTTCAGCCGGATCGCCGAGGTGCTCGACGTCTCCGACCGGACCGTCGCCCGCCGCCTCGCCCGGCTCCGCGGCGCCGGGGCCGCCCGCGTCACGGCGGCGATCAACGTTCCCGGCCGCGCCGAGTGGCTCGTCCGCGCGCGGGTCTCCCCGGACGCCGCCGCGCCCGTCGCCCGCGCGCTCGCGGGCCGGTCCGACACCCGGTGGGTGACGGTGCTGTCGGGCGGCACGGAGGTCGTCTGCATCGTCCGCGCGGCCGCCGCGGACCCGGCGCCGCTGCGCGTGCCGGCGCGGTCCCCGCACGTCGGGGACGTGACGGCGCACCGGCTGCTGCGGCACCTCATGGACCACCGCTGGCGCGGCCGGACGTCCGCCCTCACCGGCGAGGAGGAGGCCGCACTGCGCCCGCCCGTCCACGGCGACGCCGCCCCGGCCGCGCTGACCGACCTCGACCGGCGGCTGCTGCCGGTCCTCGCGCTGGACGGGCGGGCCGCGTACCCGGTCCTCGCCCGGCGGGCGGGCTGGTCGGAGTCGGCGGTCCGGCGGCGGATGGACGAACTGCGCCGGTCCCGCACGCTCCGGTTCGACGTCGAGACCGACCCGGCGCTGTTCGGCTTCGCCGTCCAGTGCCTGCTGTGGCTCACGGTCGTACCGGCCCGGCTCGCGGCGGTCGCGGAAAGCCTGGCGGCGGACGCCGAAGCGGCGTTCGTCGGCGCGACCACGGGCCCGCACAACCTGCTCGTCATCGCCGTGTGCCGGGACGACGACGCCCTCTACGCCTACCTCAGCGACCGGATCGGCGCCCTCGACGGCGTCGAGCGCGTCGAGACCGTCCCGGTCACGTCGTACGCCAAGCGGGTCGCGCCCGTGCGCTGA
- a CDS encoding copper resistance CopC family protein gives MPVLPHARRALGAALAAASATVLTLAAALAFAAPASAHTALTGSNPEEGATVAPPSEIVLEFASEVKLPQVVVTDESDARHELGEPETAGNDVTQALKAPLPNGGYTVGWRAVSPDGHPISGTFEFTVEGATSAAPSSPAQSSAGAPPAPAASQAGSPAAAAEPASESEGTSAGWLWIGLGALVVVLAAGGAVWFRRSKGAGAQS, from the coding sequence ATGCCCGTCCTCCCGCACGCGCGGCGCGCGCTCGGAGCCGCGCTCGCGGCCGCGTCCGCGACCGTCCTCACGCTCGCGGCGGCGCTGGCGTTCGCCGCCCCCGCGTCCGCGCACACCGCCCTCACCGGGTCGAACCCCGAAGAGGGCGCGACCGTCGCGCCGCCGTCGGAGATCGTCCTGGAGTTCGCCTCCGAGGTGAAGCTGCCGCAGGTCGTCGTGACGGACGAGTCGGACGCGCGGCACGAGCTCGGCGAGCCGGAGACCGCCGGCAACGACGTCACGCAGGCGCTGAAGGCGCCGCTGCCGAACGGCGGCTACACGGTGGGCTGGCGCGCGGTGTCGCCCGACGGGCACCCGATCTCGGGCACGTTCGAGTTCACCGTCGAGGGCGCGACGTCCGCCGCGCCGTCGTCGCCCGCGCAGTCCTCGGCGGGCGCGCCCCCGGCCCCGGCGGCGTCGCAGGCCGGGTCGCCCGCGGCGGCGGCCGAGCCGGCGTCCGAGTCGGAGGGCACGTCCGCGGGCTGGCTGTGGATCGGTCTCGGCGCCCTCGTCGTCGTCCTCGCCGCCGGCGGCGCCGTCTGGTTCCGCCGCTCGAAGGGGGCCGGCGCGCAGAGCTGA
- a CDS encoding VOC family protein — protein sequence MTSDIHGLHHTGLLTRDLDALERAYLSFGFTLSPRSRHLLNTAPGEPPVPGCTANRCALFGDAYIELLGIVDDAAPDPWHTRAMANGFRLLNLETGDAAAADGLLTGAGLHTSGVLDLERDVDTEDGTRTMRARAVHLDPRATPEGHVGIAQHLTREYVHQPRYLDHPNGARALEAVLIVADAPVFDEVTARYAAVLGAVPRPRGPVSVLDAGAARVEIVRASDAGGVLPGEPVPAPSYLAAMTVRVADVAAARRIVEDGGTATRTAGDGFFVSARDAHGATLFFA from the coding sequence ATGACGAGCGACATCCACGGCCTGCACCACACCGGCCTCCTGACCCGCGACCTGGACGCCCTCGAGCGCGCCTATCTCTCGTTCGGCTTCACGCTCAGCCCGCGGTCGCGGCACCTGCTGAACACCGCTCCCGGCGAGCCGCCGGTGCCGGGGTGCACCGCGAACCGGTGCGCCCTGTTCGGCGACGCCTACATCGAACTGCTCGGCATCGTCGACGACGCCGCGCCCGACCCGTGGCACACCCGCGCGATGGCCAACGGGTTCCGGCTGCTCAACCTGGAGACCGGCGACGCCGCCGCGGCCGACGGGCTGCTCACCGGGGCCGGGCTGCACACCTCGGGCGTCCTCGACCTCGAACGCGACGTCGACACCGAGGACGGGACGCGCACCATGCGGGCCCGCGCCGTCCACCTCGACCCCCGCGCGACGCCGGAGGGGCACGTCGGGATCGCGCAGCACCTCACCCGCGAGTACGTGCACCAGCCGCGGTACCTCGACCACCCGAACGGCGCGCGGGCGCTGGAGGCGGTGCTGATCGTGGCCGACGCCCCGGTGTTCGACGAGGTCACCGCCCGGTACGCGGCCGTCCTCGGCGCCGTGCCCCGGCCGCGCGGGCCGGTGTCGGTCCTGGACGCGGGCGCCGCGCGGGTGGAGATCGTCCGGGCCTCGGACGCGGGCGGGGTGCTGCCCGGCGAGCCCGTCCCGGCGCCCTCGTACCTGGCCGCGATGACCGTCCGGGTCGCGGACGTCGCCGCCGCCCGCCGGATCGTCGAGGACGGCGGCACCGCGACGCGGACGGCCGGCGACGGGTTCTTCGTCTCGGCCCGCGACGCCCACGGCGCGACCCTCTTCTTCGCATGA